The sequence gagactaccacactcttactgacagttgtggctgctttgtgtgatgtattgttgtctctaccttcttgccctttgtgctgttgtctgtgcccaataatgtttctaccatgttttgttctgctaccatgttgtgttgctgccttgctatgttgtgttgctgccttgttgtgttgctgccttgttgtgttgctgccttgttgtgttgctgccttgctatgttgtgttgctgccttgttgtgttgctgccttgctatgttgtgttgctgccttgctatgttgtgttgctgccttgctatgttgtgttgctgccttgctatgttgtgttgctgccttgctatgttgtgttgctaccttgttgtgttgctgccttgttgtgttgctaccttgttgtgttgctaccttgttgtgttgctgccttgctatgttgtgttgctaccatgaagggttgctgccatgctatgttgtgttgctaccatgctatgttgtgttgctaccatgaagGGTtcctgccatgctgtgttgctgccatgttgtggtcatgttgtgtttcttccacattgctaccatgttgttgtcatggtgtgttgctaccatgttgttgtcatgttgtgtttcttccatggtgtgttgctaccatgttgctaccatgttgtgttgctgccttgctatgttgttgtcatggtgtgttgctaccatgttgtgtttcttccatggtgtgttgctaccatgttgcgttgctgccttgctatgttgttgtcatggtgtgttgctaccatgttgcgttgctgccttgctatgttgttgtcatggtgtgttgctaccatgttgtgttgctgccttgctatgttgttgtcatggtgtgttgctaccatgttgcgttgctgccttgctatgttgttgtcatggtgtgttgctataccatgttgtgttgctgccttgctatgttgttgtcatggtgtgttgctaccatgttgcgttgctgccttgctatgttgttgtcatggtgtgttgctataccatgttgtgttgctgccttgctatgttgttgtcatggtgtgttgctataccatgttgtgttgctgccttgctatgttgttgtcatggtgtgttgctataccatgttgtgttgctgccttgctatgttgtgttgctgccttgctatgttgttgtcatggtgtgttgctaccatgttgccttgctgccttgctatgttgttgtcatggtgtgttgctaccatgttgtgttgctgccttgctatgttgttgtcatggtgtgttgctaccatgttgcgttgctgccttgctatgttgttgtcatggtgtgttgctaccatgttgtgttgctgccttgctatgttgtgttgctgccttgctatgttgtgttgctgccttgctatgttgtgttgctgccttgctatgttgtgttgctgccttgctatgttgttgtcatggtgtgttgctaccatgttgtgttgctgccttgctatgttgttgtcatggtgtgttgctataccatgttgtgttgctgccttgctatgttgttgtcatggtgtgttgctataccatgttgtgttgctgccttgctatgttgttgtcatggtgtgttgctataccatgttgtgttgctgccttgctatgttgttgtcatggtgtgttgctataccatgttgtgttgctgccttgctatgttgttgtcatggctgtcatttaacatgctggtagaaatgaggtcaaaCTGATTTAAGTTGCATTAAactccccggccactaggagcgctgcttctgggtgagcattttcttgtttgcttatggcctcaGAGTTGGTTGAGTCTGGTTTGTCTGtttgccagcatcggtctgtggtggtaaatagacggctataaTACAGAttaaactctctaggtagatttattatttttttttttacctttatttaaccaggcaagtcagttaagaacatattcttattttcaatgacggcctaggaacagtgggttaactgcctgttcaggggcagaacgacagatttgtaccttgtcagcttggaggtttgaactcgcaaccttccggttactagtccaacactcgcgtaaccactaggctacgctgccgccccaaagacagtgtggtctacagcttatcatgaggtactctacctcaggcgtgcaatacctcgagacttctttaatattatagacatcgcgcaccagctgacCCCTTatactctgaccctctctctcataGAGGTCCTTTAACACTTAGTTTTTTTCATTTGTCACAACAATCAATGATATAAAATGAATAATAATTCATTGATCCATGATGTATAAATGGTGTTAATTTAAAACAGTAGACGAGAAGGCAGATCATAACATGTATATGTGGTGTCAATTTCAAACAGACAAAAAGGCAAGAGATCATAACCTGACAACAATATGACATTTAGTGGCAGAAAGTATTCAACCAAAAACACTTGTTGCTCATAGGGATGTTTGGAGCGTTTATCCGATATAAAAAACAAAAAGATTCAAAAGAAATAATAGTATTGCTGTTGTTTGAGTAAATATATCTGATGATACTTTACCCCCAACGTCACATTGGAGTTTAAAAAACTATATAATCCATCATGGATCAAAAGCATTCTGAAAATCAACAAAACATGACAATACttttcctccctcgctctccgACCCTCGCTCTCTgaccctcgctctccctctctgaccctcgctctccctctctgaccctcgctctccctctctgaccctcgctctccctctctgaccctcgctctccctctctgaccctcgctctccctctctgaccctcgctctctctctctgaccctcgctctctccccagtctctgaccctcgctctctccccagtctctgaccctcgctctctccccagtctctgacCCTCGCTCTCTCCCAAGTCTCTGACCCTCGCTCTCTCCCAAGTCTCtgaccctcgctctctccccagtctctgaccctcgctctctccccagtctctgacCCTCGCTCTCTCCCAAGTCTCtgaccctcgctctctccccagtctctgaccctcgctctctccccagtctctgaccctcgctctctccccagtctctgaccctcgctctctccccagtctctgaccctcgctctctcccccgtctctgaccctcgctctctcctccgtctctgacCATCGCTATCTCCCCAGTCTCtgaccctcgctctctccccagtctctgaccctcgctctctccccagtctctgaccctcactctctccccagtctctgaccctctccccagtctctgaccctctccccagtctctgaccctcactctctccccagtctctgaccctcactctctccccagtctctgaccctcgctctctccccagtctctgaccctcgctctctccccagtctctgaccctcgctctctccccagtctctgaccctcgctctctccccagtctctgaccctcgctctctccccagtctctgaccctcgctctctctctgaccccctagTCTCTGACCCTCGCTCTCTCCCAAGTCTCtgaccctcgctctctccccagtctctgaccctcgctctctcccccagtctctgaccctagctctctccccagtctctgaccctcgctctctccccagtctctgaccctcactctctccccagtctctgacCCTCGCTCTCTCACCAGTCTCtgaccctcgctctctcctccgtctctgaccctcgctctctccccctatctctgaccctcgctctctccccagtctctgaccctcgctctctcccccagtctctgaccctcgctctctccccagtcactgaccctcgctctctccccagtctctgaccctcgctctctccccagtctctgaccctcgctctctccccagtctctgaacctcgctctctccccagtctctgaaCCTCGCTCTCTCACCCCGTCTctgaccctcgctctctctccccagtctctgaccctagctctctccccagtctctgaccctcgctctctccccagtctctgaccctcactctctccccagtctctgaccctcgctctctccccagtctctgaccctcgctctctccccagtctctgacCCTCGCTCTCTCACCAGTCTCTGACCCTagctctctccccagtctctgaccctcgctctctccccagtctctgaccctcgctctctccccagtctctgaccctcgctctctccccagtctctgaccctcgctctctccccagtctctgaccctcgctctctctccagtctctgacCCTCGCTCTCTCACCCCGTCTCTGACCCTATGGTGTTCATTTTtataaaacaaacagacaaaaagATAAGAGATCATAACATGACAACAATATGACAGGTAGAACACTGTACATCCCAGTGAGCACAATACGTTAGTAAGACGTATTGTCAACGTCTTGTGGTCATAGGGATGTTTGGAAAGAGCACTTAGTTTATTCTAGATTGTTATAGTAGCTATGAAAACAGATTTACAATAATGAAACCTGGAGGCGAGGCTACATGATATGTCTCATGCCTACTTTTCCAACATGAACTTCCTCAGGCTTTTGGAGAGCAACTACATCAAAACATCACATTTATTGTCCTGTTCCTCCATCTATAACATTTTCTATAAATGTTCCATTTACAAAATTAAAAATCATTTGAGTTTAGAGCTGTCAAAAGTTGTGGGATTTTACAATATtataaattatattattattatgaaacAAGTTGAACACAAACACTAAGACATCAATAGTTAGATTACAAATTGATCATTACTCTGTGTTCGTCTACAcaggtctggtgttggagatcattctacactctgtattctactacccaggtctggtgttggagatcattctacactctgtgttctactacccaggtctggtgttggagatcattctacactctgtgttctactacccaggtctggtgttgTTGGGAGATCATTCtacactctgtgttctactacccaggtcattctacactctgtgttctactacccaggtctggtgttggagatcattctacactctgtgttctactacccaggtctggtgttggagatCATTCTACACTCTGTGTTTCTCCTGCATGTATTTTCTTGTGTTTTGCCAGGGAGTCTGATCGAATaaagctcttcccacactgatcacagctataaggcttctctcctgtgtgttttctctggtgTCTTCTCAAGTCGCTTGAGGAAGTGAAGCTCATTCCACAGTCGGAGCAGTGGTACGGTTTCTCACCCGTGTGGATTCGTTTGTGTGTAGCCAGGGCAGTCCAGGTGGCGAAACTATCCTCACATACATCACAGCTGTAAGGTTTCTCTCCGGTGTGCGTTCTCTTGTGTACAGTCAGGTTTCCTGGCAAAGCAAAATGTTTCCCACATTGATCGCAGCTATACGGCTGCTCTCCCGTGTGAGTTCTCTGGTGTACAGTCAGGTGTGCCGACTGAgtgaatctcttcccacattCATCGCAGCTATAAGGCCTCTCTcccgtgtgtgttctctggtgaactATCAGGTTTGTTGCTGCGGCAAAGCttttcccacattgatcacaacTAAAAGTCCTCTCTGTGTGTAACCTCTGGTGTATAGTCAGTTTGTCTAATCCAGCAAAACTCATGCCACAATCTGAGCAGTGGTATAGTTTCTCTCCCGTGTggattctctggtgtgatatcagTCCGCTTGATGTAGTAAAACTCATCCCACAGTCTGAGCAACGGTATGGTTTCTCTATAGTGTAGCTTCTCTGGTGTACAGTCAGATcagctgtgtgttctctctggtgAACTAGATTCAGGTTCCTTGCGGCAggaaaactcttcccacactgatctcctgtatgtgttctctggtgtgatatcagTCCACCTGAGGTAGTAAAACTCATTCCACATTCAGAGCAGTGGTAAGGTTTCTCAcccgtgtgtgttctctggtgaatTGTCAGGTTGCCTGACTgagcaaaactcttcccacatcgATCACAACTGAAAggtttttctcctgtgtgtgttctccgaTGAGATATCATCTGGCTACGTGTAGTAAAACTCCTTGCACAGTCGGAGCAgctgtaaggtttctctcctgtgtggattcTCTGGTGTATTTTAAGATCTGAAGAAGAggtgaaactcttcccacagtcagagcagcggTGAGGTTTCTTCCCTGACGGTCTCTGCTGGTGTTTCTTgaggtgttctgatctggagaaACTAGTCTCTGCCTCTTCAGTGTCACGAGGTTGTTGAGGCTCCTCGGAGGATCCACGATAGttcagtctctctcctgtgtgaacaacaaagtCAGACGGTTAAAGGCTGAAATCCACTGTTTATTTGAGGTAAAAGTTGTACAATAATGTACGTCTTTAATGAATGTTTTAACCTCACTAGGGTACGTGGGACGCTAGCACACGActaacatccagtgaaattgcagagtgccaaattcaaaaacagaaatagtcattataaaaattcataaaacatacaagtTTAAAGAtcaacttcttgttaatccaaccacggtgtcagatttcaaaaaggctttatggcgaaagcctACCATGCgataatctgagaacagcgcccagcagacaaatcattacaaacagtaacctgCCAAGTAGAgaagttacacaagtcagaaatagcaataaaatgaatcacttacctttgatgatcttcatattgTTGCACTCACAAAactcccatttactcaataaatgttagttttgttcgataaagtctctttttaatatccaaaaacctcagttttgttcacgcgttttgttcagtaatccacaggctcaaaggcAATCACAACAGCCAGATGAAATATCCAAATAGTGTtcataaagttcatagaaacatttcaaacaatgttaataatcaatcctcaggttgtttttagcctaagtttttcacaatgtttttaacatttattttacttttatttaactaggcagatcagttaagaacaaattcattgacagtgggttaactgccttgttcagggacagaaagaccttgtaccttgtcagcttggggatttgaacttgcaaccttccggttactagtccaacgctctaaccactaagcaaCCCTTCCACCCGATGTATTCTGAATATTACAGCGCAATATAAGTGCAAGATCAGGAGTGCTACTCAAGGAAACTCACATTAAGCTTTGTGCctgggggcctcccgggtggcgcagtggttaagggcgctgtactgcaacGCCAGCTGTgactctgggttcgcgctcaggctctgtcgtaaccgaccgagaggtccgtggggcgacgcacaattggcctagaggtccgggttagggttggccggtagggatgtccttgtctcatcgcgcaccagtgactcctgtgccgggcgcagtgcgcgctaaccaagttGATTGCGACAACACAAACATGTGCACAACACATCTGGCTTCCGCTGTGCAGTGAagaagaagcagtgcggcttggttgggttgtgtatcggaggacgcatgactttcaaccttcgtctctcccgagcccgtacgggagttgtagcgatgagacaagatagtagctactaaaaacaacaattggataccacgaaattggggagaaaaaggggtaaaaaaatcaaatttaaattaaaaattaaaaaagctCTGTGACTATTCACTAATTCACCACCGTGGGGAAAACTCAGGGGAGTTCTCATAGCAAAAATAGTTGCTTATGAGTGAATTTCACACTACTTTTGGATTATAATTGTAAAGGCTCGTTTGAATGTcctgcttaatataatgtttgtgtCATCATCGCAAATCAAAAAAcacttcaaccagtaaaatgcGCTTTGGCTAGCCTAGCATTCCAGCTAACAGCTTTGCTACCAGCCTAGCATTAGCATTCTAGCTAACAGCTTTGCTACCAGCCTATGTCAATAAGTGTTAGCATTCTGGCTAACATatttactaccagtctgtcagtaAGCGTTAGCATTCCAGCTAACAGATTTGCTACCAGCCTAGCATTAGCATTTGCGCTAACAACTGCAGCatcccccaaaaaatattttgcaaCTATCACAACCAAATATAATTATTGATAATCAATCAATAATCACAACACTATAAGCCTATAAGAACCTAGCCTCCCTCTTAATAAAACTCACCAAGTCTTGGGTGTTTCTGAATATAGGATATGAGGTTATCCTAGCCTGCCTCTTAATGAAACTCACCAAGTCTTGGGTGTTTCTGAATATAGGATATGAGGTTATCCTAGCCTGTCTCTTAATGAAACTCACCATGTCTTGGGTGTTTCTGAATATAGGATATGAGGTTATCCTAGCCTGTCTCTTAATGAAACTCACCAAGTCTTGGGTGTTTCTGAATATAGGATATGAGGTTATCCTAGCCTGCCTCTTAATGAAACTCACCAAGTCTTGGGTGTTTCTGAATATAGGATATGAGGTTATCCTAGCCTGTCTCTTAATGAAACTCACCAAGTCTTGGGTGTTTCTGAATATAGGATATGAGGTTATCCTAGCCTGTCTCTTAATGAAACTCACCATGCCTTGGGTGTTTCTGAATATAGGATATGAGGTTATCCTAGCCTGTCTCTTAATGAAACTCACCATGTCTTGGGTGTTTCTGAATATAGGATATGAGGTTATCCTAGCCTGCCTCTTAATGAAACTCACCAAGTCTTGGGTGTTTCTGAATATCGGATATGAGGTTATCCTAGCCTGCCTCTTAATGAAACTCACCAAGTCTTGGGTGTTTCTGAATATAGGATATGAGGTTATCCTAGCCTGTCTCTTAATGAAACTCACCATGCCTTGGGTGTTTCTGAATATAGGATATGAGGTTATCCTAGCCTGTCTCTTAATGAAACTCACCAAGTCTTGGGTGTTTCTGAATATCGGATATGAGGTTATCCTAGCCTGTCTCTTAATGAAACTCACCAAGTCTTGGGTGTTTCTGAATATAGGATATGAGGTTATCCTAGCCTGTCTCTTAATGAAACTCACCATGCCTTGGGTGTTTCTGAATATAGGATATGAGGTTATCCTAGCCTGCCTCTTAATGAAACTCACCAAGTCTTGGGTGTTTCTGAATATAGGATATGAGGTTATCCTAGCCTGCCTCTTAATGAAACTCACCAAGTCTTGGGTGTTTCTGAATATCGGATATGAGGTTATCCTAGCCTGTCTCTTAATGAAACTCACCATGCCTTGGGTGTTTCTGAATATAGGATATGAGGTTATCCTAGCCTGTCTCTTAATGAAACTCACCATGCCTTGGGTGTTTCTGAATATAGGATATGAGGTTATCCTAGCCTGTCTCTTAATGAAACTCACCATGCCTTGGGTGTTTCTGAATATAGGATATGAGGTTATCCTAGCCTGTCTCTTAATGAAACTCACCATGCCTTGGGTGTTTCTGAATATAGGATATGAGGTTATCCTAGCCTGTCTCTGGGTGTTTCTGAATATCGGATATGAGGTTATCATAGCCTGTCTCTTAATGAAACCAAGTCTTGGAAACTTGCTCTTTGCTCAGTTTCTTCTTGAATGTCACATGCTGATTTCCACTTTGTCTCAGAGATGTCTAGGAGATGGTTATTCTCATGTTGGATAGTGAATTAATCTCTGTCATGTACTGGATACCTTGCATAACATTAACACACGGGTGACCAGTCTAGAACCTTACAGCTCTAATGGGAGACCAGTCTAGAACCTTACAACTCTAATGGGAGAACAGTCCAGAACCTTACCATCTACAACTCTAATGGGTGACCAGTCCAAAACCTTACCATCTACCACTCTAATGGGAGACCAGTCTAGAACCTTACAACTCTAATGGGTGACCAGTCCAGAACCTTACCATCTACCACTCTAATGGGTGACCAGTCCAGAGCCTTACCATCTACAACTCTAATGGGTGACCAGTCTAGAACCTTACAGTTCTAATGGGTGACCAGTCTAGAACCTTACAACTACAACTCTAATGGGTGAACAGTCCAGAACCTTACAGTTCTAATGGGTGACCAGTCTAGAACCTTACAGTTCTAATGGGTGAACAGTCCAGAACCTTACCATCTACAACTCTAATGGGTGACCAGTCCAGAACCTTACAACTACAACTCTAATGGGTGACCAGTCTAGAACCTTACAGTTCTAATGGGTGACCAGTCTAGAACCTTACAGTTCTAATGGGTGACCAGTCCAGAACCTTACAGTTCTAATGGGTAAACAGTCCAGAACCTTACCATCTACAACTCTAATGGGTGACCAGTCTAGAACCTTACAGTTCTAATGGGTGAACAGTCCAGAACCTTACAGTTCTAATGGGTGAACAGTCCAGAACCTTACCATCTACAACTCTAATGGGTGACCAGTCCAGAACCTTACCATCTACAACTCTAATGGGTGACCAGTCCAGAACCTTACCATCTACAACTCTAATGGGTGACCAGTCCAGAACCTTACCATCTACAACTCTAATGGGTGACCAGTCCAGAGCCTTACCATCTACAACTCTAATGGGTGACCAGTCCAGAGCCTTACCATCTACAACTCTAATGGGTGACCAGTCTAGAACCTTACAGCTCTAATGGGAGACCAGTCCAGAACCTTACCATCTACAACTCTAATGGGTGACCAGTCCAGAACCTTACAACTACAACTCTAATGGGTGACCAGTCCAGAGCCTTACCATCTACAACTCTAATGGGTGACCAGTCCAAAACCTTACAACTCTAATGGGAGACCAGTCCAGAACCTTACCATCTACAACTCTAATGGGTGACCAGTCCAGAGCCTTACAACTCTAATGGGTGACCAGTCCAGAACCTTACAACTCTAATGGGTGACCAGTCCAGAGCCTTACCATCTACAACTCTAATGGGTGACCAGTCCAGAGACCTTACCATCTACAATTCTAATGGGTGACCAGTCTAGAATCTTACCATCTACAATTCTAATGGGTGACCAGTCTAGAACCGTACCATCTACAACTCTAATGGGAGACCAGTCTAGAACCTTACAGCTCTAATGGGTGACCAGTCCAGAACCTTACCATCTACAACTCTAATGGGTGACCAGTCTAGAACCTAACAACTCTAATGGGTGACCAGTCCAGAACCTTACAACTACAACTCTAATGGGTGACCAGTCCAGAGCCTTACCATCCACAACTCTAATGGGTGACCAGTCCAGAGCCTTACAACTCTAATGGGTGACCAGTCCAGAGCCTTACCATCTACAACTCTAATGGGTGACCAGTCCAGAACCTTACAACTCTAATGGGTAACCAGTCCAGAACCTTACAACTCTAATGGGAGACCAGTCCAGAACCTTACAACTACAACTCTAATGGGTGACCAATCCAGAGCCTTACCATCTACAACTCTAATGGGTGACCAGTCCAGAGCCTTACAACTCTAATGGGTGACCAGTCTAGAACCTAACAACTCTAATGGGTGACCAGTCCAAAACCTTACAACTCTAATGGGAGACCAGTCCAGAACCTTACAACTACAACTCTAATGGGTGACCAATCCAGAGCCTTACCATCTACAACTCTAATGGGTGACCAGTCCAGAGCCTTACAACTCTAATGGGTGACCAGTCCAGAGCCTTACCATCTACAACTCTAATGGGTGACCAGTCCAGAGCCTTACCATCTACAATTCTAATGGGTGACCAGTCCAGAGCCTTACCATCTACAACTCTAAATGGGTGACCAGTCCAGAACCTTACCATCTACAACTCTAATGGGAGACCAGTCTAGAACCTTACAGCTCTAATGGGTGACCAGTCCAGAACCTACAACTCTAATGGGAGACCAGTCCAGAACCTTACAACTACAACTCTAATGGGTGACCAATCCAGAGCCTTACCATCTACAACTCTAATGGGTGACCAGTCCAGAGCCTTACAACTCTAATGGGTGACCAGTCTAGAACCTAACAACTCTAATGGGTGACCAGTCCAAAACCTTACAACTCTAATGGGAGACCAGTCCAGAACCTTACAACTACAACTCTAATGGGTGACCAATCCAGAGCCTTACCATCTACAACTCTAATGGGTGACCAGTCCAGAGCCTTACAACTCTAATGGGTGACCAGTCCAGAACCTTACCGTCTACAACTCTAATGGGTGACCAGTCCAGAGCCTTACCATCTACAACTCTAATGGGAGACCAGTCTAGAACCTTACAACTCTAATGGGTGACCAGTCCAGAACCTTACCATCTACCACTCTAATGGGTGACCAGTCTAGAACCTTACAACTAATGGGTGACCAGTCCAGAACCTTACCATCTACAACTCTAATGGGTGACCAGTCCAGAGCCTTACAACTCTAATGGGTGACCAGTCTAGAACCTTACAACTCTAATGGGTGACCAGTCCAGAACCTTACAACTCTAATGGGTGACCAGTATAGAACCTTACAACTCTAATGGGTGACCAGTCCAGAGCCTTACCATCTACAACTCTAATGGGTGACCAGTCCAGAGCCTTACAACTCTAATGGGTGACCAGTCCAGAGCCTTACCATCTACAACTCTAATGGGTGACCAGTCCAGAGCCTTACCATCTACAACTCTAATGGGTGACCAGTCCAGAGCCTTACCATCTACAACTCTAATGGGTGACCAGTCCAGAACCTTACCATCTACAACTCTAATGGGTGACCAGTCCAGAGCCTTACCATCTACAACTCTAATGGGTGACCAGTCCAGAACCTTACCATCTACAACTCTAATGGGTGACCAGTCCAGAGCCTTACAACTCTAATGGGA comes from Oncorhynchus keta strain PuntledgeMale-10-30-2019 unplaced genomic scaffold, Oket_V2 Un_scaffold_8240_pilon_pilon, whole genome shotgun sequence and encodes:
- the LOC118382460 gene encoding zinc finger protein 883-like is translated as MSSPSYSPPDEEEEEVCWTEKEGLWLNVVVKEENQEEDVTVKQEVEGEAVTVKEEEKDVSVKEEEDPIRVKEEEEEDVTVKEEEVAVFGVKEEKEGEITVILEEESGDLINTRERLNYRGSSEEPQQPRDTEEAETSFSRSEHLKKHQQRPSGKKPHRCSDCGKSFTSSSDLKIHQRIHTGEKPYSCSDCARSFTTRSQMISHRRTHTGEKPFSCDRCGKSFAQSGNLTIHQRTHTGEKPYHCSECGMSFTTSGGLISHQRTHTGDQCGKSFPAARNLNLVHQREHTADLTVHQRSYTIEKPYRCSDCGMSFTTSSGLISHQRIHTGEKLYHCSDCGMSFAGLDKLTIHQRLHTERTFSCDQCGKSFAAATNLIVHQRTHTGERPYSCDECGKRFTQSAHLTVHQRTHTGEQPYSCDQCGKHFALPGNLTVHKRTHTGEKPYSCDVCEDSFATWTALATHKRIHTGEKPYHCSDCGMSFTSSSDLRRHQRKHTGEKPYSCDQCGKSFIRSDSLAKHKKIHAGETQSVE